A window of the Gemmatimonadota bacterium genome harbors these coding sequences:
- a CDS encoding prolyl oligopeptidase family serine peptidase: protein MRLSTCLLSVLLCLSPLVFAQQKKPLDHDVYDVWNRTHASNISDNGQWAFLSIGPDEKDTELRIASLTGDRTYAILRGEAIRFTRDSRYIVTLIKAFKDSVKQAKRDKKKPEESPKDSLGIITLATGDIFKAARVKSFKIPKENGGWVAYLLEKEIAKKDTTANKKKKAPEPEKETPKSEKQPEQKPETKEAKKEEPKDPKKKKRKKAEGTTLVLRNLQTSAETRYNHVISYAFTESGSYLIFAAANKDSTADGIYAIRTSTGDTTAILTGAGDYKKITTDESSLHLAFIANRDSFNAEQQEYVLYYWPVGSRNKAKEIARSGIKGIPPNWWVSEHANLSFSKDGNRLFFGTAPRPEEEAEDDTPDDEKVAVDIWNWKDPYLQPMQLKDAKEERERTYRAVFHLNNGKIVQLATEIIPNIRLGSEGNADVAVGYSILPYRQLISWDSPAYYDSYLIDIKTGEAMRVLTKMQTRPTLSPESKYIYWWDRIQKNWYVQHVKNMIRVRVSKNIPHPIHNELHDWPYPPSAHGNAGWTKGDKEFLIYDRYDIWLTDPNGRKAPVNITEGIGRETETRFRYVRLDPEERARDPKADLLLSGFNLKTKAMGYYRDRIESTDKPAELIARDKRFSNLQKAKDTDAILFRQSSFEEYPDLWTSDLNFQNARKISEINPQQKDYLWGTAELVEWASLDGKPLQGILYKPENFDPTQKYPMLVYFYEKMSHQLHAHRAPRASGSSINFPFYVSRGYLIFIPDIPYKVGFPGESAVNAVVSGVTHLINQGFVNPDRIGVQGHSWGGYQIAYMITRTNIFRAAEAGAPVSNMISAYGGIRWASGLSRMMQYEKSQSRIGGSLWEAPTRFIENSPIFWADKIQTPLLILHNDDDGAVPWYQGIELFVAMRRLGKPAWLVNYNGEAHGIRKHHNRKDWSIRLQQFFDHYLKDAPAPVWMSAGIPAVQKGKTLGLELEKEQP from the coding sequence ATGCGTCTATCTACTTGCCTTCTATCTGTGCTCTTGTGTTTATCGCCACTCGTCTTTGCCCAGCAGAAAAAGCCGCTGGATCACGACGTGTACGACGTGTGGAACCGCACGCATGCCAGTAATATTTCCGACAACGGCCAATGGGCTTTTCTCTCCATCGGACCGGACGAAAAAGACACCGAACTCCGAATCGCAAGCCTCACAGGTGACCGCACATACGCAATACTGCGCGGAGAAGCCATTCGATTCACCAGAGACTCGCGTTATATCGTCACCCTTATCAAAGCCTTCAAAGACTCGGTAAAACAGGCAAAACGCGACAAGAAAAAACCCGAAGAATCGCCCAAAGACTCACTTGGCATCATCACCCTCGCCACGGGAGATATCTTTAAGGCTGCGCGCGTCAAATCCTTCAAAATACCCAAAGAAAACGGAGGATGGGTCGCCTATTTGCTGGAAAAAGAAATCGCAAAAAAAGACACTACTGCAAACAAAAAGAAAAAAGCGCCCGAACCTGAAAAAGAAACACCCAAATCCGAAAAACAGCCCGAGCAAAAACCCGAAACTAAAGAAGCAAAAAAAGAAGAACCGAAAGACCCCAAAAAGAAAAAGCGCAAAAAAGCCGAAGGCACCACACTCGTTCTCCGCAACCTGCAAACCAGTGCTGAAACGCGATATAACCATGTAATCTCCTACGCCTTCACAGAAAGCGGTTCGTATCTCATTTTTGCCGCCGCCAACAAAGACAGCACAGCCGATGGCATCTACGCTATTCGTACCAGCACGGGCGACACCACAGCCATACTCACGGGCGCGGGCGATTACAAAAAAATCACAACTGACGAATCCAGTCTCCATCTCGCATTTATTGCCAACCGCGACAGCTTTAACGCAGAGCAACAGGAATACGTCCTCTATTACTGGCCCGTTGGCTCGCGTAATAAAGCAAAAGAAATCGCCAGATCTGGAATAAAGGGCATCCCCCCAAACTGGTGGGTCAGCGAACACGCCAACCTCTCCTTTTCCAAAGACGGCAACCGCCTCTTTTTTGGCACCGCCCCCAGACCAGAAGAGGAAGCAGAAGACGACACGCCCGACGACGAAAAAGTCGCAGTCGATATCTGGAACTGGAAAGACCCCTATCTCCAACCCATGCAACTCAAAGATGCCAAAGAGGAACGCGAACGCACATATCGCGCCGTCTTTCACCTCAACAATGGCAAAATCGTTCAACTCGCCACAGAAATCATCCCCAATATTCGTCTGGGAAGCGAGGGCAATGCCGATGTCGCGGTAGGCTATTCGATTCTCCCCTACCGACAACTCATTTCGTGGGATTCGCCAGCTTATTACGACAGTTATTTGATCGACATAAAAACCGGTGAAGCAATGCGCGTACTCACCAAAATGCAGACGCGTCCCACCCTTTCACCCGAGTCCAAATACATCTACTGGTGGGATCGCATCCAGAAAAACTGGTATGTTCAGCATGTCAAAAATATGATCCGCGTCAGAGTCAGCAAAAATATCCCCCATCCCATTCACAACGAATTGCACGACTGGCCGTATCCACCCAGCGCACATGGCAATGCCGGGTGGACAAAAGGCGATAAAGAATTTCTCATATACGACCGTTACGACATCTGGCTCACCGATCCCAACGGGCGCAAAGCACCCGTCAACATCACCGAAGGGATTGGTCGCGAGACCGAAACGCGCTTTCGATATGTACGCCTCGACCCCGAAGAACGGGCGCGCGATCCAAAAGCCGATTTGCTCTTATCGGGTTTCAATCTCAAAACCAAAGCCATGGGCTACTATCGAGATCGCATTGAAAGCACCGACAAACCCGCAGAACTCATCGCGCGCGACAAACGGTTTTCCAATCTCCAAAAAGCCAAAGACACCGACGCAATCCTCTTCAGACAATCCTCTTTTGAAGAATATCCCGACCTCTGGACCTCTGACCTCAATTTTCAGAATGCGCGAAAAATAAGCGAAATCAATCCGCAGCAAAAAGACTACCTGTGGGGCACTGCCGAACTCGTCGAATGGGCCTCGCTCGACGGCAAGCCCCTGCAGGGCATTCTCTACAAACCCGAAAATTTCGATCCCACCCAGAAATATCCCATGCTGGTCTATTTCTATGAAAAAATGTCCCATCAACTACACGCCCACCGCGCACCCAGAGCCTCGGGCAGCTCCATAAATTTCCCGTTTTACGTCAGCCGCGGATATTTGATCTTTATCCCGGACATCCCCTACAAAGTCGGCTTCCCCGGAGAAAGTGCCGTCAACGCCGTTGTCTCAGGCGTGACGCACCTCATAAATCAGGGATTTGTCAATCCCGACCGAATTGGCGTACAGGGCCACAGTTGGGGCGGCTATCAAATCGCCTATATGATCACCCGAACCAATATATTTCGGGCAGCTGAAGCCGGCGCACCCGTCTCAAATATGATCAGTGCGTACGGCGGAATCCGCTGGGCTTCGGGACTGAGTCGCATGATGCAATACGAAAAAAGCCAGAGTCGCATCGGTGGCTCGCTCTGGGAAGCCCCTACGCGGTTTATCGAAAACTCCCCCATCTTCTGGGCAGACAAAATTCAAACGCCATTGCTCATCCTGCACAACGACGACGACGGCGCAGTCCCCTGGTACCAGGGCAT
- a CDS encoding putative addiction module antidote protein has product MSKTSRPYKPELLKALQDPLEAAEYLNAALEEDMNELFLLALRNVAEAYGMTRLAEDAQLNRESMYRMLSEKGNPQFTSLISILRQLGLKLSVQVKESVPM; this is encoded by the coding sequence ATGAGCAAGACATCGAGACCATATAAGCCGGAATTGCTTAAAGCACTTCAAGACCCTTTAGAAGCCGCAGAATATTTGAACGCAGCTCTGGAAGAAGATATGAATGAGTTGTTTCTGTTAGCACTCCGAAATGTTGCAGAAGCTTATGGTATGACACGGCTCGCTGAGGATGCACAATTGAACCGTGAGTCTATGTATCGCATGTTATCGGAGAAGGGCAATCCGCAATTTACCAGCCTGATTTCCATTTTGAGGCAACTTGGATTGAAACTCTCTGTTCAAGTAAAGGAATCAGTCCCTATGTAG
- a CDS encoding type II toxin-antitoxin system RelE/ParE family toxin, giving the protein MQEAIPRQIEEYITAEGRVPFSQWLKSLNDRKTRARIRVRLDRLSMGNLGDCRSLGGSLYELRLNYGPGYRVYFGEVGERVILLLAGGTKKSQQRDIVQARNFWTDFRRREL; this is encoded by the coding sequence ATGCAGGAAGCAATCCCCCGACAGATTGAGGAATATATCACTGCTGAAGGCCGAGTCCCCTTCAGCCAATGGCTCAAGAGTCTGAACGACCGAAAGACTCGCGCACGAATTAGAGTTCGTTTGGACCGCCTAAGCATGGGTAACCTGGGCGATTGTCGCTCTCTGGGCGGTAGCCTCTATGAACTTCGGCTCAACTATGGACCTGGCTATCGTGTCTATTTTGGTGAAGTCGGCGAACGGGTTATTTTACTTTTGGCTGGTGGTACCAAAAAATCTCAACAAAGAGATATCGTTCAGGCCAGAAATTTTTGGACCGATTTCAGGAGGCGAGAGTTATGA